A section of the Paracoccaceae bacterium genome encodes:
- a CDS encoding LysR family transcriptional regulator gives MIELRDMQLLVALARHRHFARAARDVGISQPAFSVRIRKLEAELGVTIVARGNRFQGFTEQGEALVRRARSILADAKAMEVEARAAQGVVSGLLVLGVVPTALAWAARLSLSMRAEFPDITTRIESATSLAIQQGVEDGSLAAGITYADGVSTDLHTIRPLYDERYVLLAPVALAPRPEGTITWAEAASLPLSLLEPQMQNRRILDRMFAEAGVRPDVIAETNAFTTSIILARAGRAATIMPEVLLDALGPFPGTCILPLSDPPLAKSICLISSNRSPGLATVEALRRHLSGDP, from the coding sequence ATGATCGAATTGCGCGACATGCAGTTGTTGGTCGCGCTGGCGCGGCACCGGCATTTTGCCCGTGCGGCGCGGGATGTCGGGATTTCTCAGCCAGCGTTCTCGGTGCGCATCCGCAAGCTTGAGGCCGAGCTGGGCGTCACCATTGTCGCGCGTGGCAACCGGTTTCAGGGATTCACCGAACAGGGCGAGGCACTGGTGCGTCGTGCCCGCAGCATCCTGGCCGATGCAAAGGCGATGGAGGTCGAGGCCCGCGCCGCGCAGGGTGTTGTCAGCGGTCTGCTGGTTTTGGGCGTCGTGCCGACGGCGCTGGCCTGGGCGGCGCGACTGTCGCTGAGCATGCGGGCCGAGTTTCCCGACATCACCACGCGAATCGAAAGCGCGACCTCGCTGGCGATCCAGCAAGGGGTCGAGGATGGATCGCTTGCAGCAGGAATTACCTATGCGGACGGCGTTTCAACCGATCTGCATACGATCCGGCCGCTTTATGACGAACGCTATGTGCTGCTTGCCCCCGTCGCACTGGCGCCGCGCCCGGAAGGAACCATCACCTGGGCCGAAGCCGCCTCCCTACCGCTGAGCCTTCTGGAACCGCAGATGCAGAACCGGCGCATTCTGGACCGGATGTTTGCTGAGGCTGGCGTGCGCCCGGACGTGATTGCCGAAACCAACGCGTTTACCACCTCGATCATTCTGGCGCGCGCGGGCCGCGCGGCGACAATCATGCCCGAAGTGCTGCTGGACGCGCTGGGCCCGTTTCCGGGCACCTGCATCCTGCCGCTGTCCGATCCGCCGCTGGCCAAGTCGATTTGCCTGATATCATCGAACCGTTCGCCGGGGCTTGCCACTGTCGAGGCGTTGCGACGCCATCTGAGCGGAGATCCGTGA
- a CDS encoding NADH-quinone oxidoreductase subunit F, translating into MAPLDDQKGVWKSGKGKGRRTPKGRQPSDEALAEVQSLLGDRPRRRDLLIEFLHLIQDKHGHLSADNIAALALEMRMSQAEVFEVATFYAHFDVVKDGDTPPPALTIRVCDSLSCELAGAQALQNALEDGLDASEVRVLRAPCMGRCDTAPVLEIGHNHIDHATPELVNAAIAADDTHAHVPEYETLSNYQAEGGYQALTRLKTDGNWEDVQEQVLTSGLRGLGGAGFPSGKKWGFVRANPGPRYLAVNGDEGEPGTFKDRYYLERTPHLFLEGMLIAAWAVEAETCFIYMRDEYPAVLEILRREIAALEAAGIVEAGYIDLRRGAGAYICGEESAMIESIEGKRGLPRHRPPFVAQVGVFGVPTLVHNVETLHWVAKVCREGQECLNATEKNGRVGLRSYSVSGRVKNPGVHLLPAGSTILDVIEASGGMLDGHAFKAYQPGGPSSGLLPASMDDIPLDFDTLQPHGSFIGSAAVVVLSDQDSARGAALNMLRFFEDESCGQCTPCRVGCEKAVKLMQADHWDQPLLEELCQAMGDASICGLGQAAPNPIRLTMKHFSEEV; encoded by the coding sequence ATGGCACCGCTCGACGATCAAAAAGGCGTCTGGAAGTCCGGCAAGGGCAAGGGGCGGCGCACGCCCAAGGGCCGCCAACCCAGTGATGAAGCACTCGCCGAGGTTCAGTCGCTTCTGGGCGATCGCCCCCGCCGCCGCGACCTGCTGATCGAATTCCTGCATCTGATACAGGACAAACACGGCCATCTGTCTGCAGACAACATCGCCGCGCTGGCGCTTGAAATGCGCATGTCGCAGGCCGAGGTGTTCGAGGTTGCGACCTTCTATGCCCATTTCGACGTGGTGAAAGATGGCGACACACCGCCGCCCGCACTGACGATCCGGGTCTGTGACAGCCTTTCTTGCGAACTTGCCGGGGCGCAGGCCTTGCAGAATGCACTGGAAGACGGACTTGATGCGTCCGAGGTTCGCGTGCTGCGCGCGCCCTGCATGGGCCGTTGCGATACCGCGCCGGTGCTCGAGATTGGGCACAACCACATTGACCATGCCACGCCCGAACTGGTGAACGCTGCCATCGCGGCAGACGATACGCACGCGCATGTGCCGGAGTATGAAACCCTCTCCAATTATCAGGCTGAGGGGGGGTATCAGGCCCTGACTCGCCTGAAAACGGATGGAAACTGGGAGGACGTGCAGGAACAGGTCCTCACCTCGGGCCTGCGCGGTCTTGGCGGTGCGGGCTTCCCGTCCGGCAAGAAATGGGGCTTCGTGCGCGCCAATCCCGGGCCCCGCTATCTGGCCGTGAACGGGGACGAGGGGGAGCCGGGCACCTTCAAGGACCGCTATTACCTGGAACGCACGCCGCATCTGTTTCTTGAGGGCATGCTGATCGCCGCCTGGGCGGTCGAGGCGGAAACCTGCTTTATCTACATGCGCGACGAATACCCCGCCGTGTTGGAGATCCTGCGGCGAGAGATTGCAGCGCTGGAAGCAGCCGGGATCGTCGAGGCGGGCTACATCGACCTGCGCCGTGGCGCTGGCGCTTATATCTGCGGTGAAGAATCCGCGATGATCGAGTCCATCGAAGGTAAACGCGGACTGCCGCGTCACCGCCCACCGTTCGTGGCTCAGGTCGGCGTCTTTGGTGTGCCCACATTGGTACACAACGTTGAAACCCTGCATTGGGTCGCCAAGGTTTGCCGTGAAGGGCAGGAATGCTTGAACGCGACCGAAAAAAACGGGCGCGTTGGCTTGCGCAGCTATTCCGTCTCGGGCCGGGTGAAAAACCCCGGCGTCCACCTGTTGCCTGCCGGTTCAACCATACTGGACGTGATCGAGGCATCGGGCGGCATGCTCGATGGCCATGCGTTCAAAGCCTATCAGCCCGGCGGCCCATCCTCGGGCCTGCTGCCCGCGTCGATGGACGACATCCCGCTGGATTTTGACACGCTGCAACCGCATGGGTCGTTCATCGGATCGGCGGCTGTCGTCGTCCTGTCCGATCAGGACTCGGCGCGTGGCGCGGCGCTGAATATGTTGAGGTTCTTTGAGGATGAAAGCTGCGGCCAATGCACCCCCTGCCGGGTCGGCTGTGAAAAGGCCGTGAAGCTGATGCAGGCCGACCACTGGGATCAACCGCTGCTGGAGGAACTCTGCCAGGCCATGGGCGACGCCAGCATTTGCGGCCTCGGCCAGGCGGCGCCAAACCCGATCCGCCTGACGATGAAGCATTTTTCGGAGGAAGTGTGA
- a CDS encoding formate--tetrahydrofolate ligase yields MSDIEIARAASKRPIQEIGSKLGIPEADLLPFGHDKAKVSDAFIKSLGDREDGELILVTAVNPTLAGEGKTTTTVGLGDGLNAIGKNAAICIREASLGPCFGMKGGAAGGGYAQVVPMEEMNLHFTGDFHAITSAHNLLAAMLDNHIYWGNALEIDIRRVAFRRVMDMNDRALRQIVCNLGGVANGFPREAGFDITVASEVMAILCLARDLDDLEKRLGDIIVAYRRDRSPVYARDIKADGAMTVLLAQAMQPNLVQTLENNPAFVHGGPFANIAHGCNSVVATRTALKLADYVVTEAGFGADLGAEKFLNIKCRKAGLAPSAVVLVATVRAMKMNGGVARADLGDEDVAAVTKGCDNLGRHIENLKKFGVPVVVAINHFVTDTDAEVQAIRDHTAKLGSEAVLCQHWAKGSEGTKDLATRVVQVIDEGKANFAPIYPDEMPLFEKIETIAKEIYRADEVVADAKIRDQLKQWEDQGYGHLPVCMAKTQYSFTTDPNRRGAPDGHSLPVREVRLSAGAGFIVVICGEIMTMPGLPRVPSAEAIRINDDGQIDGLF; encoded by the coding sequence ATGTCCGACATTGAAATCGCCCGCGCTGCCTCGAAACGCCCGATTCAGGAGATTGGGTCGAAGCTTGGGATTCCAGAGGCTGATTTGCTTCCCTTTGGGCATGACAAGGCGAAGGTAAGCGATGCGTTCATCAAGTCGCTTGGGGATCGTGAGGACGGCGAGCTTATTCTGGTGACGGCGGTGAACCCGACGCTAGCGGGCGAGGGCAAGACCACGACGACGGTGGGGCTGGGTGATGGGCTGAACGCGATCGGCAAGAACGCCGCGATCTGTATTCGCGAAGCCTCCTTGGGTCCGTGTTTCGGCATGAAGGGCGGGGCGGCCGGGGGTGGTTACGCCCAGGTGGTGCCGATGGAGGAGATGAACCTCCACTTCACCGGCGACTTCCACGCCATCACATCGGCCCACAACCTGCTGGCGGCGATGCTGGACAACCACATCTACTGGGGCAACGCGCTGGAGATCGACATCCGCCGGGTGGCCTTCCGCCGGGTGATGGACATGAACGACCGGGCGCTCAGGCAGATCGTCTGCAATCTGGGCGGGGTCGCCAACGGCTTCCCGCGAGAGGCCGGGTTCGACATCACGGTCGCCAGTGAGGTCATGGCGATCCTGTGCCTGGCGCGCGATCTGGACGATCTGGAAAAGCGCCTTGGCGATATCATCGTCGCCTACCGGCGCGACCGTTCCCCCGTTTACGCCCGTGACATTAAGGCCGACGGCGCGATGACGGTGCTGCTGGCCCAGGCGATGCAGCCGAACCTGGTGCAGACGCTGGAAAACAACCCGGCCTTCGTGCACGGCGGTCCGTTTGCGAATATCGCGCACGGCTGTAACTCGGTCGTGGCGACCCGCACGGCGCTGAAGCTGGCCGATTACGTGGTGACCGAAGCCGGGTTTGGCGCCGATCTGGGGGCCGAGAAATTCCTCAACATCAAATGCCGCAAGGCCGGGCTGGCGCCATCGGCGGTGGTGCTGGTGGCGACGGTGCGGGCGATGAAGATGAACGGCGGCGTGGCGCGGGCCGATCTGGGCGACGAGGACGTCGCGGCGGTGACCAAGGGCTGCGACAACCTTGGCCGCCACATCGAAAACCTCAAGAAGTTCGGCGTGCCGGTGGTGGTGGCGATCAACCACTTCGTCACCGATACCGATGCCGAGGTGCAGGCGATCCGCGATCATACCGCCAAGCTGGGCAGTGAGGCGGTGCTGTGCCAGCACTGGGCCAAAGGCTCTGAAGGAACGAAGGATCTGGCCACCCGCGTGGTGCAGGTCATCGACGAGGGCAAAGCCAATTTCGCGCCGATCTATCCCGACGAGATGCCGCTGTTTGAAAAGATCGAGACCATCGCGAAAGAGATCTACCGCGCCGATGAGGTTGTGGCCGATGCGAAGATCCGCGACCAGCTGAAGCAGTGGGAGGATCAGGGCTATGGCCACCTGCCGGTCTGCATGGCGAAAACCCAATACAGCTTTACCACCGATCCGAACCGGCGCGGCGCGCCCGACGGGCATTCCCTGCCGGTCCGCGAAGTGCGCCTGAGCGCCGGGGCCGGCTTCATCGTCGTCATCTGCGGAGAGATCATGACAATGCCCGGCCTGCCCCGCGTCCCATCCGCCGAAGCAATCCGCATCAACGATGACGGACAAATCGATGGGCTGTTCTAA
- a CDS encoding response regulator, with protein sequence MKILVTDDDPRLRNLLSIALERAGYTVITAADGQTALVHAAREKPDLIVLDIGLPELDGLEVCRRLRQRSDVPILFLSARDDEVDRILGLELGADDYVTKPFSPRELVARVRAILKRSNAAAQSQVLRHGVVVVDPDRHACLVSGTMVPLTATEMAILMKLLLAPDRVVARPQMVDAIWGGSTPVSDRTLDSHLRNLRRKLSDAGCSDAVETLHGVGIRLGLCCG encoded by the coding sequence TTGAAAATCCTGGTAACTGATGACGATCCGCGCCTGCGCAATCTTCTGAGCATCGCGTTAGAACGCGCCGGATACACCGTCATCACCGCAGCCGACGGCCAGACCGCGCTGGTTCATGCCGCCCGTGAGAAACCGGACCTGATCGTTCTGGATATCGGCCTGCCCGAGTTGGACGGGCTGGAGGTGTGTCGGCGGCTCAGGCAACGCTCGGACGTGCCGATTCTGTTTCTGAGTGCCCGCGATGATGAGGTGGATCGCATTCTGGGCCTGGAACTGGGGGCCGATGACTATGTCACCAAACCGTTCAGCCCGCGCGAACTTGTGGCCAGGGTTCGCGCGATTCTGAAGCGTTCAAACGCAGCGGCGCAGTCCCAGGTTCTGCGTCACGGGGTGGTCGTTGTTGATCCGGATCGCCATGCCTGCCTGGTTTCCGGCACGATGGTACCTTTGACCGCCACGGAAATGGCCATTCTTATGAAGCTGCTGCTTGCGCCCGATCGGGTCGTTGCACGCCCGCAGATGGTCGATGCAATCTGGGGCGGGTCCACGCCGGTGTCGGATCGCACATTGGACAGCCACCTGCGCAATCTGCGGCGCAAACTGTCCGATGCGGGATGTTCAGATGCAGTTGAAACGCTTCACGGTGTCGGGATTCGGCTGGGATTGTGCTGCGGTTGA
- a CDS encoding formate dehydrogenase subunit alpha — MPDGNQIAQVTFTLNGDDVTVPEGWTIWEAANGRGLTIPHLCHKPDPGYRPDGNCRACMVEVEGERTLIASCIRPVADGMVVTTDSARATSARKMVIEMLAADQPPRSAAHDASSHFWDMADEQGVITSRFPKVETTKVPLLDNSHVAMNVNLDACIHCNLCVRACREVQVNDVIGMGFRGREAEIVFDQNDPMGDSTCVACGECVQACPTGALMPATVVDDAQHGDSMDYDREVDSVCPYCGVGCQLSFKIKDDKIKYVEGINGPANEGRLCVKGRFGFDYVDHKHRLTKPLIRREDAPAKGLNVDPNNPLTHFREATWDEALDAAANGLAAQRDVAGTRVAGFGSAKCSNEEAYLFQKMIRQGFGHNNVDHCTRLCHASSVAALMENVGSAAVTATFNEIENADVAIVIGANPVENHPVAATFFKQFTKRGGKLIVMDPRGVGLRRFASHMLQFKPGADVSMLNAIMHVIVEEELFDQQYIEAYTENWPAMKEHLKGFPPEKIAEVCGIEADVLRDVARTFAGAKAGMIFWGMGISQHIHGTDNSRCLISLALMTGQVGRPGAGLHPLRGQNNVQGASDAGLIPMFLPDYQSVMDDGVRSAFTEVWGSEDFSNQKGLTVVEIMDAVHAGDIRGMYVLGENPAMSDPDVDHARHALAKLEHLVVQDIFLTETANYADVILPASAWAEKTGTVTNTNRQVQMGRPAVAPPGEAKEDWWIEVELAKRLGLNWTYTHPREVFAEMKQNMGSLDNITWERLEKAAVTYPSLSPEDPGQPIVFGDGFPRPECRAKFTPANVIPPDEVPDADYPFVLITGRQLEHWHTGSMTRRATVLDGLEPEANCSLHPKTLRKMGVEPGGMITLTTRRGSVTVMARADRAVAEDNVFLPFAFVEAAANLLTNAALDPYGKIPEFKFSACRVERAEVMAAE, encoded by the coding sequence ATGCCTGACGGAAACCAGATCGCACAGGTCACCTTCACCCTCAACGGCGACGACGTTACCGTCCCTGAGGGCTGGACCATATGGGAGGCCGCCAATGGCCGTGGCCTGACGATCCCGCATCTGTGCCACAAGCCCGATCCCGGCTATCGCCCCGATGGCAACTGCCGCGCCTGCATGGTCGAGGTTGAGGGGGAGCGGACGCTCATCGCTTCCTGCATCCGTCCGGTTGCTGACGGCATGGTTGTCACCACCGATTCCGCGCGCGCCACATCCGCCCGCAAGATGGTCATCGAAATGCTGGCCGCCGATCAGCCGCCGCGCAGCGCAGCGCATGATGCCTCGTCCCATTTCTGGGACATGGCCGACGAACAGGGCGTCATCACCAGCCGCTTTCCGAAGGTTGAAACCACCAAGGTGCCGCTGCTGGACAACAGCCATGTGGCGATGAACGTCAATCTGGACGCCTGCATCCATTGTAACCTGTGCGTGCGGGCCTGCCGTGAAGTGCAGGTCAATGACGTTATCGGCATGGGGTTCCGGGGGCGCGAGGCCGAAATCGTCTTTGACCAAAACGACCCGATGGGTGACAGCACCTGCGTGGCTTGCGGCGAATGCGTTCAGGCCTGCCCGACCGGCGCGCTGATGCCCGCAACCGTGGTTGATGATGCCCAGCACGGCGACAGCATGGATTATGATCGCGAGGTTGACAGCGTCTGCCCCTATTGCGGTGTCGGCTGCCAGCTGAGCTTCAAGATCAAAGACGACAAGATCAAATATGTCGAAGGTATCAACGGCCCGGCAAACGAAGGGCGCTTGTGCGTCAAGGGGCGCTTTGGCTTTGACTATGTCGATCATAAACACCGGCTGACCAAGCCGCTGATCCGGCGTGAGGATGCCCCCGCCAAGGGTTTGAACGTCGACCCGAACAACCCGCTGACCCATTTTCGCGAAGCAACGTGGGACGAGGCGTTGGACGCTGCGGCAAACGGCCTTGCCGCCCAGCGCGACGTTGCCGGAACGCGCGTTGCGGGCTTTGGGTCGGCCAAATGTTCGAACGAAGAAGCCTATCTGTTCCAGAAGATGATCCGTCAGGGCTTTGGCCATAACAACGTCGATCACTGTACGCGACTGTGCCATGCCTCGTCGGTCGCCGCACTGATGGAGAATGTCGGCTCGGCCGCGGTGACTGCGACCTTTAACGAGATCGAAAACGCCGATGTCGCCATCGTCATCGGCGCAAACCCGGTCGAGAATCACCCGGTTGCGGCCACCTTCTTCAAGCAGTTCACCAAACGCGGCGGCAAGCTGATCGTGATGGACCCGCGCGGCGTCGGCCTGCGCCGGTTTGCCAGCCACATGTTGCAATTCAAGCCCGGCGCGGATGTCAGCATGCTGAACGCGATCATGCATGTGATCGTCGAGGAAGAGCTCTTCGACCAGCAGTATATCGAGGCCTATACCGAAAACTGGCCCGCGATGAAGGAACACCTGAAAGGCTTCCCGCCCGAAAAGATAGCCGAAGTCTGCGGGATCGAGGCCGACGTGCTGCGCGATGTCGCGCGCACATTCGCCGGGGCCAAGGCGGGCATGATCTTCTGGGGCATGGGAATTTCCCAGCACATCCACGGCACCGACAACTCGCGTTGCCTGATTTCGCTGGCGTTGATGACCGGCCAGGTCGGCCGCCCTGGTGCGGGGCTACATCCGCTGCGCGGTCAGAACAACGTGCAGGGCGCGTCCGACGCCGGGCTGATCCCGATGTTCCTGCCGGACTACCAGTCGGTGATGGATGACGGTGTGCGCAGCGCGTTTACCGAGGTTTGGGGGTCCGAGGATTTCTCGAACCAGAAGGGCCTCACCGTGGTTGAGATCATGGATGCCGTTCACGCGGGCGACATTCGCGGCATGTATGTGTTGGGCGAAAACCCGGCGATGTCCGACCCTGATGTCGATCACGCCCGCCATGCGCTGGCCAAGCTGGAGCATCTGGTGGTGCAGGATATCTTCCTGACCGAAACCGCCAACTATGCCGACGTGATACTGCCCGCCAGCGCTTGGGCGGAAAAGACCGGAACCGTCACCAACACCAACCGCCAGGTTCAGATGGGTCGTCCCGCCGTCGCCCCTCCGGGTGAGGCGAAAGAGGATTGGTGGATCGAGGTCGAACTGGCCAAGCGTCTGGGGCTGAACTGGACCTACACCCACCCGCGTGAAGTTTTTGCCGAGATGAAGCAGAACATGGGATCGCTCGACAACATCACATGGGAGCGGTTGGAAAAAGCCGCCGTCACCTACCCCAGCCTGTCGCCCGAAGACCCCGGCCAGCCGATTGTGTTTGGTGATGGATTCCCGCGCCCCGAATGCCGCGCGAAATTCACCCCGGCAAACGTCATCCCGCCGGATGAAGTGCCGGATGCCGACTATCCCTTCGTGCTGATCACCGGTCGGCAGCTGGAACATTGGCACACCGGGTCAATGACCCGCCGCGCCACGGTTCTGGACGGGCTGGAGCCCGAGGCGAATTGTTCATTGCACCCCAAGACCTTGCGCAAGATGGGCGTCGAACCCGGCGGCATGATCACCCTGACCACCCGGCGCGGCAGTGTCACGGTGATGGCACGCGCCGACCGGGCCGTGGCAGAAGACAATGTCTTCCTGCCGTTTGCCTTTGTCGAAGCGGCGGCAAACCTGCTGACCAATGCCGCGCTGGATCCCTACGGCAAGATACCCGAGTTCAAGTTTTCCGCCTGTCGGGTGGAACGGGCCGAGGTGATGGCGGCGGAATAG
- the pcaD gene encoding 3-oxoadipate enol-lactonase yields MTLVNAGDVTLNTRVDGPDGAPWIVLSNSLGASLEMWDPQIAALTQRYRVLRYDTRGHGNSAVPPGPYSFDQLTGDVTLLMDAMGIATASFMGLSLGGMTGLGLALAHPDRFERIICADARADAPEGFRAMWDDRIAKVKAGGPEAIADMTLATWFTDDWRAENPDYAGTIRTMVVATPQDGYIACCEALKTLDFLRHLDRITIPTLFVGGSDDKGAAPDVMQAMADATPGARYIEVPSAAHVANINAPDAFNAAIRPFLGIGSE; encoded by the coding sequence ATGACGCTGGTCAATGCTGGCGATGTGACGCTCAACACCCGGGTCGATGGCCCCGATGGTGCGCCCTGGATCGTGCTGTCCAACAGCCTTGGTGCGTCGCTGGAAATGTGGGATCCTCAGATCGCCGCGCTGACCCAACGATACCGCGTTCTGCGCTATGACACGCGCGGCCACGGCAACAGCGCGGTACCGCCCGGGCCCTATTCATTTGATCAGCTGACGGGCGATGTGACCTTGTTGATGGATGCGATGGGGATCGCAACCGCCAGTTTCATGGGCCTGTCGCTGGGCGGGATGACCGGGCTTGGGCTGGCCCTGGCGCACCCGGATCGGTTTGAACGGATCATCTGCGCCGATGCCCGCGCCGACGCGCCCGAAGGGTTTCGCGCCATGTGGGACGATCGGATTGCAAAGGTGAAGGCTGGCGGGCCGGAGGCGATTGCCGACATGACACTGGCCACATGGTTTACCGACGATTGGCGCGCCGAAAATCCGGACTACGCAGGCACAATCCGCACAATGGTGGTCGCCACACCGCAGGACGGGTATATCGCCTGTTGCGAAGCCTTGAAAACACTCGACTTTCTGCGCCACCTCGACAGGATCACAATCCCGACGCTGTTTGTCGGCGGGTCCGACGACAAAGGCGCCGCCCCGGATGTGATGCAGGCGATGGCCGACGCAACACCGGGCGCGCGATACATCGAAGTTCCGTCAGCCGCCCATGTCGCAAACATCAATGCGCCCGATGCGTTCAATGCCGCAATCAGGCCGTTTCTTGGGATCGGTTCAGAGTGA
- a CDS encoding HAMP domain-containing protein, with protein sequence MTRKWRPALWMVLGGALAATLALSLIGLFALRLLGPEMGFLQAAIFLALCIGGLTAILVRLLMRPIASLARYAGQVRHGVGDPPAPPRHYGTQELGAMGQSVLDMAETLQSRAATVRGYTDHVTHELKTPVSAIRAAAELLEDSMPPGASDRQLIAQIMGATDQMQVQLDALRRIAAAREPRYHGRSTLMQVAEALGAEYPALILRNNGAPEWVPLAADGLRLILGHLFANAAQHGATEVVLNGSVDVERVEVTVTDNGTGISGMDRLTVMTRRRQTHDRPGVSIIADQGFLAANNGDLGCLQVLLHRRGPPTAGNRRDDLAFDLGIRALNGLGGGNRCGQSAAKGEGDENRGADKARGDAEGHVYLLG encoded by the coding sequence TTGACGCGCAAATGGCGGCCCGCACTCTGGATGGTGCTGGGCGGGGCGCTGGCAGCGACGCTGGCGCTGTCGTTGATCGGTCTTTTCGCGTTGCGACTTCTCGGCCCCGAAATGGGGTTTCTTCAGGCCGCGATCTTCCTTGCGCTGTGCATCGGAGGGCTGACGGCGATCCTGGTACGGCTGTTGATGCGTCCGATCGCCTCGCTGGCGCGCTATGCCGGGCAGGTGCGCCATGGCGTTGGCGACCCTCCGGCCCCGCCTCGGCACTATGGCACGCAAGAGCTGGGTGCGATGGGGCAATCGGTTCTGGATATGGCCGAAACCCTGCAAAGCCGCGCCGCAACTGTACGTGGTTATACCGATCATGTGACCCATGAGTTGAAGACCCCGGTTTCGGCGATCCGGGCCGCCGCCGAACTGTTAGAAGACAGCATGCCGCCCGGGGCGTCCGACAGACAGCTGATCGCCCAAATCATGGGGGCCACGGATCAAATGCAGGTGCAGCTGGACGCCCTGCGCCGCATCGCCGCCGCACGAGAGCCGCGCTACCACGGGCGCAGCACTCTGATGCAGGTCGCCGAAGCGCTGGGTGCTGAGTACCCCGCGCTGATTTTGCGCAACAATGGCGCGCCGGAATGGGTGCCACTGGCCGCAGATGGTCTGCGCCTGATCCTGGGGCATCTGTTCGCCAACGCGGCGCAGCATGGCGCGACGGAAGTTGTTCTGAACGGCAGCGTCGACGTAGAGCGGGTCGAGGTGACGGTCACAGACAACGGCACGGGCATATCCGGTATGGATCGCCTGACAGTTATGACCCGCAGGCGGCAGACGCATGATCGACCCGGCGTGTCCATAATCGCAGATCAGGGTTTTCTTGCCGCCAACAACGGCGATCTTGGTTGTTTGCAGGTTCTGTTGCACCGGCGTGGTCCACCAACCGCTGGGAATCGGCGTGACGATCTGGCGTTTGACCTTGGCATAAGGGCATTGAATGGCCTCGGCGGCGGCAACAGATGCGGCCAGTCCGCCGCCAAGGGCGAAGGCGACGAAAACCGTGGCGCGGATAAGGCGAGGGGCGATGCGGAAGGTCATGTGTATCTCCTTGGGTAA